A genome region from Calditrichota bacterium includes the following:
- a CDS encoding aminotransferase class I/II-fold pyridoxal phosphate-dependent enzyme: MKIVPFEMERYQSLWENIVDFNLSESGVHPLQLNELISHEELAKLVELPLGYNQTNGSEKLRELIAKFYPNANEENVLVTTGSAEANFLSSLYLLESGDEIALMLPNYMQIWGLAKSLGANVKPFHLRPNKTRWEIDWDEFLQVVTEKTKLIAVCHPNNPTGARLQEAEIERILEKAASVGAWVLSDEVYRGSERDEELSLSLYGSYDRVIVSGGLSKAFGLPGLRIGWVVGPKKIVNQLWGDKDYTTISPNTLSDRIAQIALQPAKRDKIFQRARSLIRKNFQILENWLQEKVGLFQWIPPEATAVTLVQHNLPVSSNEFVTKLRDEKSVLIVPGEQFLMPEDYLRIGFGTETEKLTAALNLVSEFIAEKYKK; this comes from the coding sequence ATGAAAATTGTTCCGTTTGAAATGGAGCGCTACCAATCGTTGTGGGAGAATATTGTTGATTTTAATTTGTCCGAAAGCGGCGTTCACCCATTGCAATTGAATGAACTCATCTCGCACGAGGAGTTGGCGAAATTAGTGGAATTGCCCTTAGGTTACAATCAGACAAATGGCAGCGAAAAACTTCGGGAGTTGATCGCGAAATTTTATCCTAATGCCAACGAGGAAAATGTGTTGGTTACGACGGGCAGCGCAGAGGCTAACTTTTTGAGTTCGCTTTACTTGCTCGAATCCGGCGATGAAATTGCCTTGATGTTGCCCAATTACATGCAAATTTGGGGCTTGGCGAAGTCTCTCGGCGCAAATGTGAAACCTTTCCATTTGAGACCGAATAAAACGCGCTGGGAAATTGACTGGGACGAGTTTCTTCAGGTAGTGACTGAAAAAACGAAATTGATCGCTGTTTGTCATCCGAACAATCCGACCGGGGCGCGCTTGCAGGAAGCAGAGATCGAACGCATTCTGGAAAAAGCGGCTTCTGTCGGCGCCTGGGTGCTGTCCGATGAAGTGTATCGTGGTTCGGAGCGTGACGAGGAATTATCTCTTTCTCTTTACGGCTCTTACGACCGCGTCATTGTGAGCGGCGGTTTGTCCAAGGCATTTGGCTTGCCCGGGCTGAGAATCGGCTGGGTCGTTGGACCCAAAAAAATAGTCAATCAACTCTGGGGCGACAAAGATTACACGACGATTAGCCCCAACACCTTGAGCGACCGTATCGCGCAAATCGCGCTTCAGCCGGCGAAGCGGGATAAAATTTTTCAGCGCGCGCGCAGCTTGATTCGGAAGAATTTTCAAATTCTGGAAAATTGGCTGCAAGAAAAAGTGGGCTTATTTCAATGGATTCCGCCGGAAGCAACCGCCGTCACTTTGGTGCAGCACAATTTGCCTGTTTCTTCGAATGAATTCGTTACAAAATTACGCGATGAAAAGAGCGTACTGATCGTTCCCGGCGAGCAATTTCTCATGCCAGAAGATTATTTGCGCATCGGATTTGGCACGGAAACAGAAAAATTGACAGCAGCGCTGAATTTGGTTAGCGAGTTCATCGCTGAAAAATACAAAAAATGA
- the larA gene encoding nickel-dependent lactate racemase, with translation MKIRIDYGSRGIAVEVPDRNLVKILSMKPSSPIADPETAIMRALQQPIGTKPLSDLAKSKKSACVVICDITRPVPNAVLLPPILDTLEESGIERKNITILIATGIHRPNLGDELIQLVGEKIAEKYRVINHYARKLDEHVHLGKTSRGTDVLLDKTYVNADLKITTGFIEPHLMAGFSGGRKLVCPGIASLETVKVMHSPKILEHPNAREGQIAGNPFHEEVIEMVRMAGMDFMVNLSLDEDRNIVGIFAGDYIEAHAAGVDFVREHVGDTIDEPVDIVITSSAGAPLDASFYQSVKGMTAALPIVKKGGTIIISAECKEGLGSPEFTELVKSTTDTEDFMQKITEGGMFVIDQWQFEEFAKVRRKAEVMIYSENLSQDDIHPNVATIIPSIESGIESALKKFGTNAKIAVIPRGPYVLAEVGS, from the coding sequence ATGAAAATTAGAATTGATTACGGAAGTCGCGGCATTGCAGTCGAAGTCCCTGACCGAAATCTTGTAAAAATACTTTCAATGAAACCGTCGTCCCCGATCGCTGATCCCGAGACTGCCATTATGCGCGCTTTGCAGCAGCCAATCGGGACAAAACCGCTTTCCGATTTGGCAAAAAGTAAAAAATCTGCTTGTGTGGTCATCTGTGACATTACTCGTCCGGTGCCGAATGCAGTTTTGCTGCCTCCGATTTTAGACACACTCGAAGAAAGCGGGATTGAGCGAAAAAATATCACTATTTTAATTGCCACGGGAATTCACCGACCCAATCTGGGTGACGAATTGATTCAATTAGTGGGTGAAAAAATCGCGGAAAAATATCGGGTGATCAACCATTACGCAAGAAAACTGGACGAACACGTTCATCTGGGAAAGACTTCCCGCGGCACCGACGTTCTTCTGGACAAAACTTACGTTAACGCGGATTTGAAAATCACTACCGGTTTTATCGAGCCTCATTTAATGGCAGGATTTTCCGGCGGCAGGAAGCTCGTCTGCCCTGGAATTGCCAGTCTGGAGACCGTCAAAGTGATGCACAGCCCGAAAATTCTGGAACATCCCAATGCGCGCGAGGGGCAGATTGCCGGAAATCCGTTCCACGAAGAAGTCATCGAAATGGTTCGCATGGCGGGCATGGATTTCATGGTAAACCTGTCTCTGGACGAAGACAGAAATATCGTAGGCATTTTTGCCGGAGATTACATTGAGGCCCATGCCGCAGGAGTAGATTTCGTCCGTGAGCATGTGGGCGACACTATCGACGAACCCGTGGACATTGTCATTACCAGTTCCGCCGGCGCTCCGTTGGATGCGAGCTTTTACCAGTCGGTCAAGGGCATGACTGCGGCGCTGCCCATTGTGAAAAAGGGCGGTACGATCATCATCTCTGCTGAGTGCAAGGAAGGCTTGGGCAGCCCGGAATTCACCGAATTAGTCAAATCCACTACGGACACGGAAGATTTTATGCAAAAAATCACCGAAGGGGGCATGTTCGTTATTGATCAATGGCAATTTGAAGAATTTGCCAAAGTGCGCCGCAAAGCCGAAGTGATGATTTACTCGGAAAATTTAAGTCAGGATGATATTCACCCCAATGTCGCGACTATCATTCCCTCGATAGAATCAGGAATCGAATCCGCCCTGAAAAAATTCGGGACTAACGCCAAAATCGCCGTCATCCCGCGGGGACCTTATGTTTTGGCGGAGGTTGGAAGTTGA
- a CDS encoding DUF2442 domain-containing protein, translating into MLYDVINAEYIENYKLKIEFEDGSAGIVDFSEYLEKGGVFAKFKDLNFFKNFIVSKELGTIVWANEIDIAPETLYEKCRQIVPAES; encoded by the coding sequence ATGCTATATGATGTTATTAATGCGGAATATATTGAAAACTATAAATTGAAAATTGAATTTGAAGATGGTTCTGCCGGAATTGTTGATTTCTCAGAATATCTGGAAAAAGGCGGCGTATTTGCCAAGTTCAAAGACCTGAACTTTTTCAAAAATTTTATTGTGTCCAAGGAGCTTGGCACAATAGTCTGGGCTAACGAGATAGACATTGCTCCGGAAACATTGTATGAAAAATGCAGACAGATCGTTCCAGCGGAAAGCTAA